One genomic segment of Parvularcula marina includes these proteins:
- the hemN gene encoding oxygen-independent coproporphyrinogen III oxidase, with amino-acid sequence MQTHWQKYLGANIPRYTSYPSALGFSSDVGAAAYENSLKKIGQYEPISLYMHIPFCHQLCWYCGCNMRVENRYERISPYVEALSREIEMVSERLGGRGYISHVHFGGGTPNTLHAADIERLITGIEEHFGLRDETPVAMEIDPRLCSDLQVAQLVKMGIKRFSMGLQDFDPEVQTAINRVQSYEMVKNCFDLLRGAGVRDISVDLLYGLPHQRLETFRQTVEQVIELRPERISLFGYAHMPARIRHQRMIPEDHMPSREMRTVISVDAAKLFEEAGYDRIGFDHFALPDTPIAIAAREQRLNRNFQGFTEDRARNVLGFGASAISTVRGLIVQNAKEIPAYMKPIEQGELPTERGLIATEIEEALGEWLKRLLCDMRGNLNQYLKIIQADGPAREEIFSTLTPFEKDGIVYYDGDDIVIAEDAKALVRSVAAALDPHVSSEIRYASPAV; translated from the coding sequence ATGCAAACGCACTGGCAAAAATATCTCGGCGCAAACATTCCGCGCTACACGAGCTACCCTTCAGCACTTGGTTTCTCGAGCGATGTGGGTGCCGCTGCGTATGAGAACTCTCTTAAGAAGATCGGCCAGTATGAGCCGATCTCTTTATATATGCATATCCCTTTCTGCCATCAGCTCTGCTGGTACTGCGGCTGCAATATGCGTGTGGAAAACCGCTATGAGCGGATCTCCCCCTATGTCGAAGCGCTGAGCCGCGAAATTGAGATGGTCAGTGAGCGCCTCGGCGGGCGCGGCTATATCAGCCATGTCCATTTCGGGGGCGGCACGCCGAACACGCTCCATGCAGCTGATATAGAACGGCTGATTACCGGCATCGAAGAGCATTTCGGTCTTCGCGACGAGACGCCTGTCGCGATGGAGATCGACCCGCGGCTTTGCTCAGATCTTCAGGTCGCCCAGCTCGTTAAGATGGGGATTAAGCGCTTCAGCATGGGGCTTCAGGACTTTGATCCTGAAGTGCAGACCGCCATCAATCGGGTACAGAGCTATGAGATGGTCAAGAACTGCTTTGACCTTCTGAGAGGGGCCGGCGTTCGCGATATCAGCGTCGATCTCCTTTATGGACTACCCCATCAGCGGCTAGAGACATTCCGCCAAACAGTCGAACAGGTGATCGAGCTAAGGCCTGAGCGAATCTCCCTGTTTGGTTATGCCCATATGCCGGCACGCATTCGTCATCAGCGGATGATACCGGAAGATCACATGCCCAGCCGGGAGATGCGCACCGTCATCTCCGTTGATGCGGCCAAGCTCTTTGAAGAAGCGGGCTACGACCGAATCGGCTTCGATCACTTCGCGCTGCCGGACACGCCGATCGCTATTGCGGCTCGCGAGCAGCGCCTAAACCGGAATTTTCAGGGCTTCACTGAAGACAGGGCGCGGAACGTCCTGGGCTTCGGGGCGAGCGCAATCTCAACTGTGCGCGGCCTTATCGTGCAGAATGCCAAAGAAATCCCGGCATATATGAAGCCGATTGAGCAGGGTGAGCTGCCGACCGAACGCGGCCTTATCGCGACGGAAATCGAAGAAGCGCTCGGGGAATGGCTCAAGCGCCTGCTGTGCGACATGCGCGGAAATCTGAACCAATATCTTAAAATCATTCAGGCGGACGGTCCTGCAAGAGAAGAGATCTTCAGTACACTTACGCCATTTGAGAAGGATGGAATTGTTTACTATGACGGCGATGACATCGTCATTGCCGAGGACGCAAAGGCCCTGGTTCGTTCTGTCGCAGCGGCGCTAGACCCTCATGTTTCCAGTGAAATCCGGTATGCATCACCCGCAGTTTAG
- a CDS encoding cyclic nucleotide-binding domain-containing protein, which produces MKEVSQTMAHLPVKEAQTLIKEGEGSEFLFVVVSGSFRMVRMLEDGRRQIVGFAFPGDYIGMGEAVENDYSVEALEPSLVCRFSQKYLDEMAGRHVGIKDRLIAKGRTELHKAQDHIVILGKHNAEERVMTFLHMLRKQLGGDEIYLSMSRQDIADYLGLRLETLSRTLTKLKKSGDIAKLEGRIVELIPLAESA; this is translated from the coding sequence ATGAAAGAGGTTTCTCAGACCATGGCGCATTTGCCGGTCAAGGAAGCCCAAACGCTGATCAAGGAAGGTGAGGGGAGTGAATTCCTCTTCGTCGTTGTCAGCGGCAGCTTCCGCATGGTCCGGATGCTCGAAGATGGTCGGCGTCAGATCGTCGGTTTCGCTTTTCCCGGTGATTACATCGGAATGGGTGAAGCTGTGGAAAACGACTACAGCGTCGAGGCTCTCGAACCGTCTCTCGTTTGCCGTTTCAGCCAGAAATATCTCGATGAAATGGCAGGGCGCCATGTCGGCATCAAAGACCGCCTGATTGCGAAAGGCAGGACTGAGCTTCACAAGGCCCAGGACCACATTGTCATTCTCGGCAAGCATAATGCTGAGGAACGGGTGATGACGTTCCTTCATATGCTGCGCAAACAGCTTGGCGGGGACGAGATTTATCTCTCCATGTCCCGTCAGGACATCGCGGACTATCTTGGCCTTAGGCTTGAGACCCTCAGCCGTACCCTGACCAAGCTCAAAAAGTCTGGCGACATTGCCAAACTCGAAGGTCGCATCGTCGAGCTCATCCCGCTGGCGGAGAGCGCCTGA
- a CDS encoding ShlB/FhaC/HecB family hemolysin secretion/activation protein, producing MPAEGAAESATEAELEAEISQTQIRSVHIMGALTVSGHSLEMLAQPYIGRPLARTDLQELADEISQGCQARGLLLCRADIHPQDLDDGVLEVTLSEGYFDRIEADPELMPLLEASFARTLKERPVSEGTFRREVAMLDEIPGLKIKAIRPRRLNGAVYVLEIEGEYDRIGLRGLATNRGSRRDNPWKAFLGGEIGSILSPADRLSFGVLFRPQAIDELIFVRGRYDTAPSYRGMRFYTEFAASNSSPRSELDDRDVEGVLFRGKSGVRFPLYQREGLRLAGDISFESLYSREEESGLELYEDRLHIFRAALQGKRRVGRFGLMTGELEFSQGLDIFNAGGGSRLDGEAEFSKITFSGLYATPLVKGVVARVGTEAQWANNPLLFTEEFGVGGGKFGRGYDFGEVLGENGVAAYLELARPFQFDGLLERVEPYIYGDGGTTWNEGAGLTADGTVLWSAGGGMRLYGRAGWRLSYEAAMPLSDAPYTLDDYYVRHRLDLSFNR from the coding sequence ATGCCAGCCGAAGGGGCAGCTGAATCCGCAACTGAGGCAGAATTAGAAGCCGAGATTTCCCAAACCCAGATCCGTTCCGTCCATATTATGGGAGCGCTCACAGTTTCCGGGCACAGCCTGGAGATGCTCGCCCAGCCCTATATTGGTCGACCATTGGCGCGGACTGACCTTCAGGAACTTGCCGACGAAATCTCGCAAGGCTGTCAGGCGAGGGGGCTTTTGCTTTGCCGCGCGGACATCCATCCGCAGGATCTTGATGACGGCGTGCTCGAAGTCACGCTGTCCGAGGGGTATTTCGACCGGATCGAAGCTGACCCCGAGCTGATGCCGCTGCTTGAGGCGAGTTTTGCGCGCACCCTCAAGGAACGCCCCGTCAGTGAAGGGACTTTCCGCCGCGAAGTCGCGATGCTCGATGAAATCCCCGGTCTCAAAATTAAGGCGATCCGTCCGCGCCGTCTGAATGGCGCTGTCTATGTGCTCGAAATCGAAGGCGAGTATGACCGTATCGGCCTGCGGGGCCTTGCGACCAACAGGGGCTCGCGCCGGGATAATCCGTGGAAAGCATTTCTCGGCGGTGAGATCGGCTCAATCCTTTCTCCAGCTGACCGGCTGAGCTTTGGGGTCCTCTTCCGACCGCAAGCGATCGACGAACTGATTTTTGTCCGAGGCCGCTATGATACGGCGCCGTCGTACCGGGGGATGCGTTTCTATACGGAATTTGCGGCATCGAATTCGTCACCGCGAAGTGAACTTGATGATCGCGATGTCGAGGGGGTCCTGTTTCGCGGCAAATCGGGGGTTCGCTTTCCGCTCTACCAGCGAGAGGGCCTGCGCCTTGCTGGCGATATCAGCTTTGAAAGCCTTTATTCGCGCGAAGAGGAAAGCGGCCTCGAGCTTTACGAGGACAGGCTGCATATTTTCCGCGCAGCGCTTCAGGGCAAACGCCGGGTGGGCCGGTTCGGCCTGATGACCGGGGAGCTGGAGTTCAGCCAAGGGCTCGACATCTTTAATGCCGGCGGAGGCTCGCGCCTTGATGGCGAAGCCGAGTTCTCAAAAATCACTTTCTCTGGGCTTTACGCAACGCCGCTTGTCAAAGGCGTCGTTGCCCGCGTGGGAACAGAAGCCCAGTGGGCGAACAATCCGCTGCTGTTCACGGAAGAATTCGGTGTCGGCGGCGGCAAGTTCGGCCGCGGCTACGATTTCGGCGAAGTCCTTGGTGAGAATGGCGTCGCGGCTTATCTCGAGCTTGCACGTCCATTCCAGTTTGATGGGCTTCTGGAGCGGGTCGAGCCCTATATTTATGGCGATGGCGGCACGACCTGGAATGAAGGGGCCGGTCTCACGGCGGACGGAACTGTCCTCTGGTCCGCGGGCGGCGGTATGCGGCTTTATGGTCGGGCTGGGTGGCGTCTTTCATATGAAGCGGCAATGCCGCTCTCTGATGCGCCCTATACGCTGGACGATTACTACGTCCGGCATCGGTTGGACCTTTCCTTCAACCGATAG
- the ccoO gene encoding cytochrome-c oxidase, cbb3-type subunit II: MLNRHKFLERHSGPLIAAILVVVSIGGIVEIAPLFYVENTIEEVEGVRPYTPLELAGRDIYIREGCYVCHSQMIRPLRDEVERYGHYSLAAESMYDHPFQWGSKRTGPDLARVGKKYSDDWHRQHLIDPRSLVPGSVMPPYAFLETTTLNDSRIGAKMVANRRVGVPYTDEQIESAQDDLRLQAGYPYAEDFEGFEARWPGVETPFLADNKKVTEMDALIAYLQVLGTMVDFSTFDIETVDNQR, from the coding sequence ATGTTGAACCGTCACAAGTTTCTCGAACGTCACTCTGGTCCACTTATCGCGGCGATCCTGGTCGTCGTATCGATCGGCGGCATCGTGGAAATCGCGCCTCTCTTCTATGTGGAGAACACAATCGAAGAGGTCGAAGGGGTTCGTCCCTATACGCCGCTCGAACTGGCCGGCCGCGACATCTATATCCGGGAGGGCTGCTATGTCTGCCACTCCCAGATGATTCGCCCCCTGCGCGATGAGGTCGAGCGTTATGGTCACTACTCACTCGCCGCGGAGAGCATGTATGACCACCCCTTCCAGTGGGGCTCGAAACGAACGGGGCCTGATCTTGCGCGTGTGGGCAAGAAATATTCAGATGACTGGCATCGTCAGCACCTGATCGATCCGCGCAGCTTGGTGCCGGGCTCTGTCATGCCGCCTTACGCTTTTCTTGAGACAACAACCCTCAATGATAGCCGGATCGGCGCCAAGATGGTCGCCAACCGCCGGGTTGGGGTTCCTTATACGGATGAGCAGATTGAGTCGGCGCAGGACGACCTTCGCCTTCAGGCTGGCTACCCTTACGCAGAAGATTTCGAGGGCTTTGAGGCCCGTTGGCCCGGTGTCGAAACACCGTTCCTTGCGGACAACAAGAAGGTCACCGAAATGGATGCCCTTATCGCCTATCTTCAGGTGCTCGGCACGATGGTGGATTTCTCTACCTTCGATATCGAAACCGTCGACAATCAGCGGTGA
- a CDS encoding FecR domain-containing protein, translated as MLRVLRTAIVIAVFFGFSPALAQQVWQVVEANGEVHVNGTKIDPGQTVSFRSGWISTGNESDAVVERGEQRIMLGPNARISLGRGDSEQSTSVNQSAGQVAYSVDRRRQPHFEVRTRQVAAVVKGTVFIVSADGPSHSVQVTEGLVEVTAEHTGDIQMVSKGRLATSTPGGKLVVSAAPASNSFTAQRARAASKARDNASGNDASSESSGGDTPATPEATGDNSSVLVRDPVSNGNSGNGQTPSETPAGSGNNNGSGNGNGRDNGNGRDNGNGGDGSEGDDDGSEGGDDGSEGGDDGSEGGDDGSEGGDDGSEGGDDGSEGGDDGSEGGDDGSEGGDDGSEGGDDGSEGGDDGSEGGDDGSEGGDDGSEGGDDGSEGGDDGSEGGDDGSEGGDDGSEGGDNGSDGGDDGSEGGDDGSEGGDDGSEGGDDGSEGGDDGSEGDDDGSEGDDDGSEGDDDGAQNTDLGRNNLFDGTGNYADGNNNQFGGDDNRVDGNNNTILGNRNDLTGNNHYAEGDDNYTSGNDNKFFGDSNDVEGKQNIIEGDESYIRGDKNEIYRGENAEGVLAAIGNEIEGQENIVTGSYNNLFGEKNVISGDLNFVSGDENDISGFDSVIYGEKNVVNGDNNTIGSALAGFDENDVRGVWNNIQGNKNSVEGDFNSVTGDENTIVGSSNIVVGDLNDITGDRNEVTGDLNDITGDDNLILGDENSVDGDLNTVADSGQDVDGTNIVIDPLGLVGGLVGGLLGGK; from the coding sequence ATGTTACGTGTTCTTCGTACTGCGATCGTCATCGCAGTTTTTTTTGGATTTTCGCCAGCACTGGCTCAGCAAGTCTGGCAAGTCGTTGAGGCGAATGGCGAAGTCCACGTCAACGGAACCAAAATTGATCCAGGCCAGACCGTGAGCTTCCGCTCCGGCTGGATTTCAACAGGCAACGAGAGCGACGCTGTCGTCGAACGCGGCGAACAACGCATCATGCTTGGGCCGAATGCCCGCATCTCGCTGGGTCGAGGCGATAGTGAGCAGAGCACTTCCGTCAATCAATCGGCTGGTCAGGTCGCCTATAGTGTCGACAGGCGCAGACAACCCCATTTCGAAGTCCGTACGCGTCAGGTTGCGGCTGTCGTCAAAGGCACAGTCTTCATTGTGAGTGCAGACGGGCCGAGCCATAGCGTTCAGGTCACGGAAGGCCTCGTTGAAGTCACAGCCGAGCACACGGGCGACATCCAGATGGTCAGCAAAGGTCGTTTGGCAACCTCCACTCCAGGCGGCAAATTGGTTGTCAGCGCAGCTCCGGCCTCAAACTCGTTTACCGCACAGAGAGCTCGAGCGGCATCCAAAGCCCGAGACAATGCTTCAGGGAATGATGCTTCGTCGGAATCTTCTGGTGGCGACACTCCCGCAACCCCCGAAGCCACTGGTGACAACAGCTCGGTCCTCGTCCGTGACCCCGTCAGCAACGGCAATTCCGGTAATGGTCAGACCCCGTCGGAAACGCCTGCCGGTAGCGGCAACAATAACGGCTCCGGCAACGGTAATGGTCGTGACAATGGCAATGGTCGTGACAACGGCAATGGCGGCGATGGCTCTGAGGGTGACGACGATGGCTCCGAGGGCGGCGATGATGGCTCCGAGGGCGGCGACGATGGCTCCGAAGGCGGCGACGATGGCTCCGAGGGTGGCGATGATGGCTCCGAAGGCGGCGACGATGGCTCCGAGGGTGGCGATGATGGCTCCGAAGGCGGCGACGATGGCTCCGAGGGTGGCGATGATGGCTCCGAAGGCGGCGACGATGGCTCCGAGGGTGGCGATGATGGCTCCGAAGGCGGCGACGATGGCTCCGAGGGTGGCGATGATGGCTCCGAAGGCGGCGACGATGGCTCCGAGGGTGGCGATGATGGCTCCGAAGGCGGCGATGATGGCTCCGAGGGCGGCGACGATGGCTCCGAAGGCGGCGACAATGGCTCCGACGGCGGCGATGACGGCTCCGAAGGTGGCGACGATGGCTCCGAAGGCGGCGACGATGGCTCCGAAGGTGGCGACGATGGCTCCGAAGGCGGCGACGATGGCTCCGAAGGCGACGACGACGGCTCTGAAGGCGACGACGACGGCTCTGAAGGCGACGACGATGGTGCTCAGAACACGGATCTTGGTCGGAACAACCTTTTCGACGGCACCGGCAACTATGCAGATGGCAACAATAATCAGTTCGGCGGTGATGATAACCGAGTTGATGGGAACAATAACACCATCCTCGGTAACCGGAACGATCTAACCGGTAACAATCATTACGCAGAAGGTGATGACAACTACACCTCCGGTAATGACAACAAATTCTTTGGCGACAGCAATGACGTTGAGGGCAAACAGAACATCATCGAAGGCGATGAGAGCTATATCCGTGGCGACAAGAATGAGATCTATCGCGGTGAGAACGCAGAAGGTGTCCTAGCAGCCATTGGCAATGAGATCGAAGGTCAGGAAAACATTGTAACCGGCTCGTACAATAACTTATTTGGCGAAAAAAATGTCATTTCCGGGGACCTGAATTTCGTTTCCGGTGATGAAAACGATATCTCCGGCTTTGACTCGGTCATTTATGGCGAGAAGAATGTTGTGAACGGAGATAATAACACAATTGGCTCCGCTCTCGCAGGCTTTGATGAAAACGACGTTCGAGGTGTGTGGAACAACATTCAGGGCAATAAGAACTCGGTCGAAGGTGATTTCAACTCGGTAACTGGCGACGAGAACACCATCGTCGGCAGCAGCAACATCGTGGTCGGTGACCTCAACGATATCACTGGCGACCGCAATGAAGTCACCGGGGATCTCAATGACATCACTGGAGATGACAATCTTATCCTGGGTGATGAGAATTCAGTAGACGGAGACCTCAACACGGTCGCTGATTCCGGTCAGGATGTCGACGGCACAAATATCGTGATCGACCCGCTCGGCCTTGTCGGCGGACTGGTCGGAGGTCTTCTCGGGGGGAAGTAA
- the ccoN gene encoding cytochrome-c oxidase, cbb3-type subunit I → MSSTSTSPAPRPKGAVGVEVPFLAVFLGIGSLFFFLIAANTPEAAMEFHALVFMAAFMAGTFSLLMHIQSGRQIRQDVYNMNIVKVGVFMSAFWGIAGFLVGVIIASQLAFPNLLYFENLPWTNFSRLRPLHTSAVIFAFGGSVLLTTSFYVVQRTCRARLFGGMLPWAVFWGYQLFIVIAATGYLMGITQSKEYAEPEWYADLFLTIVWVGYLLVFLGTMWKRKEPHIYVANWFYLAFILTIAMLHIVNNLAMPVSMFESRSYQLFAGVQDALTQWWYGHNAVGFFLTAGFLGIMYYFIPKRAERPVYSYRLSIVHFWTLIFIYIWAGPHHLHYTALPEWAQTLGMTFSVMLWMPSWGGMINGLMTLSGAWDKLRTDPVIRMMIVSVAFYGMSTFEGPLMSVRAVNSLSHYTEWGIGHVHSGSLGWVGYISFGALYCLTQWVWKRKQLYSNTLVEWHFWISTIGILLYITAMWVAGITEGLWWRAYDEFGFLQYSFIETVEAKHIPYIIRAVGGLMFLVGAMIMCFNLYMTAKGRVRKSERHADDVSPDVAAVPAE, encoded by the coding sequence GTGTCATCGACATCAACCAGCCCTGCGCCACGCCCGAAAGGGGCGGTCGGTGTGGAAGTGCCGTTTCTTGCCGTCTTTCTGGGGATCGGCAGTCTCTTTTTCTTCCTGATTGCGGCGAACACGCCGGAAGCCGCGATGGAATTCCATGCGCTGGTCTTCATGGCTGCGTTCATGGCAGGGACATTCTCCCTACTGATGCATATCCAGTCGGGGCGTCAGATCCGGCAGGACGTCTACAATATGAATATCGTGAAGGTGGGGGTCTTCATGTCCGCCTTCTGGGGGATTGCCGGTTTTCTTGTCGGGGTGATCATCGCCAGCCAGCTGGCATTCCCCAACCTACTTTATTTTGAGAACCTTCCCTGGACGAACTTCTCGCGCCTGCGGCCGCTGCATACCTCCGCTGTTATCTTTGCTTTTGGGGGCAGTGTACTGCTGACAACGTCGTTCTATGTGGTGCAGCGGACCTGCCGGGCGCGTCTCTTTGGCGGGATGCTGCCCTGGGCGGTCTTCTGGGGATACCAGCTCTTCATCGTGATTGCCGCAACCGGCTATCTAATGGGGATTACCCAGTCCAAGGAATATGCCGAGCCCGAATGGTATGCGGATTTGTTCCTCACCATTGTCTGGGTCGGCTATTTGCTGGTCTTCCTCGGGACGATGTGGAAGCGCAAAGAGCCTCACATCTATGTCGCGAACTGGTTCTATCTCGCCTTTATCCTGACGATTGCGATGCTGCACATCGTCAACAATCTGGCGATGCCGGTCTCGATGTTTGAAAGCCGATCCTACCAGCTCTTTGCTGGTGTGCAGGATGCGCTGACCCAGTGGTGGTACGGCCATAATGCGGTGGGCTTCTTCCTTACCGCCGGCTTCCTCGGGATCATGTATTACTTCATTCCGAAGCGGGCGGAGCGTCCGGTCTATTCCTACCGTCTGTCGATCGTGCACTTCTGGACCCTGATCTTCATCTATATCTGGGCCGGCCCGCACCACCTTCATTACACCGCGCTGCCCGAATGGGCGCAGACCCTCGGGATGACGTTCTCGGTCATGCTGTGGATGCCCAGCTGGGGCGGCATGATCAACGGCCTGATGACCCTCTCTGGGGCATGGGACAAGCTGCGGACGGATCCTGTCATCCGCATGATGATCGTCTCGGTCGCCTTCTACGGCATGAGTACCTTCGAAGGCCCGTTGATGTCGGTTCGCGCCGTCAACTCGCTCAGCCACTATACCGAATGGGGCATCGGCCACGTGCATTCGGGCTCGCTCGGCTGGGTCGGTTATATCAGCTTCGGCGCGCTTTATTGCCTGACCCAATGGGTGTGGAAGCGCAAACAGCTTTATTCGAACACCCTCGTCGAATGGCATTTTTGGATCTCGACCATCGGCATCCTGCTCTACATCACTGCGATGTGGGTCGCCGGGATCACCGAAGGTCTGTGGTGGCGCGCCTATGACGAGTTCGGCTTCCTTCAGTACTCGTTCATTGAGACCGTCGAAGCCAAGCACATCCCCTATATCATCCGTGCTGTCGGGGGGCTGATGTTCCTCGTGGGTGCCATGATCATGTGTTTCAACCTCTACATGACCGCAAAAGGCCGTGTTCGGAAAAGCGAACGTCATGCAGACGACGTCTCCCCGGATGTCGCCGCGGTCCCGGCAGAATAA
- the ccoG gene encoding cytochrome c oxidase accessory protein CcoG encodes MSEVSAAPERLYAKREAVHPQLVHGKYRFTKWLVLFATLGVYYFLPWLRWPRAAHEPQQAVLVDFEGARLYFFNIEIWPDEFYLVTGILVLSALALFFVTSVWGRLWCGYACPQTVWTDLFIAVERMVEGDRNKRLQLAKKPWTADKILKKVTKHSLWLLIAMATGGAWVLYFHDAPTVISKFFVGQAPASSYLFVGVLTFTTYSLAGLMREQVCTYMCPWPRIQGAMTDDKTFAVGYYALRGEPRGKHKKGQDWSELGDCIDCHACVTACPMGIDIRDGDQLECINCGLCVDACDTMMKKVGLPKGLIAYGADYRDVKDPKARRRWPQIIRPRTLFYAGVTILASAIMLFGLTGRSSLEFGVERDRAPAFTRLSDGSIRNAITARVLNKQSETHPFTIEIDGPEGLTTAAVGYEIEDGQIHFDVAPDKQIRLRIFLTMPKGEGDGDEITVTLTDDVTGETSSESLGFLGGSRR; translated from the coding sequence ATGTCAGAGGTCAGTGCAGCGCCCGAGAGGCTTTATGCGAAGCGTGAGGCGGTGCACCCCCAGCTTGTTCATGGCAAATACCGGTTCACCAAATGGCTGGTCCTGTTTGCGACGCTCGGGGTCTATTACTTCCTGCCTTGGCTACGCTGGCCGCGCGCGGCGCATGAGCCGCAGCAGGCGGTGCTGGTCGATTTCGAAGGCGCGCGGCTCTATTTCTTCAATATCGAGATCTGGCCGGATGAGTTCTATCTCGTCACCGGCATTCTCGTTCTCTCCGCGTTGGCATTGTTCTTTGTCACCTCGGTCTGGGGGCGTCTCTGGTGCGGCTATGCCTGTCCGCAGACAGTGTGGACGGATCTTTTCATCGCGGTTGAGCGCATGGTGGAGGGTGACCGGAATAAACGGCTCCAGCTCGCCAAAAAACCCTGGACCGCGGACAAGATCCTCAAGAAAGTCACCAAGCATTCGCTCTGGCTCCTGATCGCCATGGCGACCGGCGGGGCGTGGGTGCTTTATTTCCATGATGCGCCCACCGTCATCTCGAAATTCTTTGTCGGTCAGGCCCCGGCCAGCTCCTATCTTTTCGTTGGGGTGCTGACCTTCACGACCTATTCGCTGGCCGGCCTGATGCGCGAGCAGGTCTGCACCTATATGTGCCCCTGGCCGCGCATTCAGGGCGCGATGACCGATGATAAGACCTTTGCCGTTGGCTATTACGCCTTGCGCGGGGAGCCGCGCGGCAAGCACAAAAAAGGTCAGGACTGGTCAGAGCTTGGCGACTGCATCGATTGCCATGCCTGCGTCACCGCCTGTCCCATGGGCATCGACATCCGCGACGGGGACCAGCTTGAATGCATCAATTGCGGGCTCTGCGTTGATGCCTGCGACACGATGATGAAAAAGGTCGGCCTGCCCAAGGGACTGATCGCCTATGGTGCCGATTACCGCGACGTGAAGGATCCCAAGGCCCGACGCCGCTGGCCGCAGATCATTCGTCCCCGGACGCTTTTTTATGCTGGCGTGACGATTCTCGCATCCGCGATCATGCTGTTCGGCCTGACCGGCCGGTCGAGCCTTGAATTCGGGGTCGAGCGGGACCGGGCGCCGGCCTTTACCCGCCTGTCCGATGGCTCGATCCGCAATGCGATCACCGCGCGCGTGCTCAACAAGCAGAGTGAGACCCATCCTTTCACCATCGAGATTGACGGGCCCGAAGGGCTGACCACCGCCGCAGTCGGCTACGAGATCGAGGATGGCCAGATCCATTTCGATGTCGCTCCCGACAAGCAGATCCGGCTGCGAATCTTTTTGACAATGCCGAAAGGCGAGGGGGATGGCGATGAGATCACCGTCACCCTCACGGATGACGTCACCGGCGAAACATCGAGCGAAAGCCTCGGCTTCCTTGGTGGCAGCCGGAGATAG
- a CDS encoding cbb3-type cytochrome c oxidase subunit 3, translating to MHVFLSNLAQTFGLLLFILAFVLVLIYALAPGNKSKFDRASQLPLEEDTENDHV from the coding sequence ATGCATGTCTTTCTTTCAAACCTCGCCCAGACGTTCGGCCTTTTGCTGTTCATTCTGGCTTTCGTCCTTGTCCTGATTTACGCGCTGGCGCCCGGCAACAAATCCAAATTTGACCGCGCCAGCCAGCTCCCGCTTGAGGAGGATACTGAAAATGACCACGTCTGA
- the ccoP gene encoding cytochrome-c oxidase, cbb3-type subunit III, whose translation MTTSDNGHHEPDIDDHSGIETTGHEWDGIKELNNPLPRWWLIIFYVTIAWAFVYYIFMPSFPGLKGIRNHSERVNVTEDLATLREARSELASRLLTTASLESIEQDNELRQFAMAAGKSAFGDNCATCHGVGGVGYPGYPSLADDVWLWGGTLDDIRLTITHGIRSTDEDARFSQMPAYGEQGMLSGDQINDLATYVLNYSEPQVNEEALARAEPLFQQQCSICHAEDGTGDRSQGAPNLTDAEWLYGGDYATIRAQIWNGRNGIMPNWGERLDDATIASLAVYVHSLGGGETSPQASLETGEPENIQ comes from the coding sequence ATGACCACGTCTGATAACGGCCATCACGAACCTGACATTGATGATCACAGCGGTATTGAGACGACCGGCCATGAATGGGACGGGATCAAGGAGCTCAACAACCCGCTGCCGCGCTGGTGGCTGATCATCTTTTACGTCACGATTGCGTGGGCGTTCGTCTATTACATCTTCATGCCGAGTTTTCCGGGGCTGAAGGGGATCCGCAATCACTCTGAGCGGGTGAATGTGACCGAAGACCTCGCTACTTTGCGAGAAGCACGTAGCGAGCTGGCATCGCGTCTCCTGACGACCGCGTCGCTGGAGTCGATCGAACAAGACAATGAGCTGCGCCAGTTCGCCATGGCGGCAGGCAAATCAGCATTCGGCGACAATTGCGCGACCTGCCACGGCGTGGGCGGGGTCGGCTATCCCGGTTATCCCAGTCTTGCCGACGATGTCTGGCTCTGGGGCGGTACGCTCGATGATATTCGTCTGACGATCACCCACGGCATTCGGTCTACGGATGAAGATGCTCGTTTTTCTCAGATGCCAGCTTACGGCGAACAGGGGATGTTGTCGGGTGATCAGATCAATGATCTTGCGACATACGTTCTCAATTACTCAGAACCGCAAGTGAATGAGGAAGCTCTGGCCCGTGCGGAGCCGCTCTTCCAGCAACAGTGCTCGATCTGCCACGCAGAAGACGGCACCGGCGACCGGTCACAGGGCGCACCGAACCTGACTGATGCCGAATGGCTCTACGGTGGCGACTATGCGACGATCCGCGCACAGATATGGAATGGCCGCAATGGTATCATGCCGAACTGGGGCGAGCGTCTCGATGACGCGACCATCGCCTCGCTGGCCGTCTATGTGCATTCTCTCGGCGGCGGGGAGACCTCCCCTCAGGCTTCGCTTGAAACCGGCGAGCCGGAGAATATTCAGTAG